From the Acidilutibacter cellobiosedens genome, one window contains:
- a CDS encoding PTS ascorbate transporter subunit IIC, translating to MLKLILDILSVPAILVGLIALIGLILQKKSASDTLKGTIKTVLGFLVLSGGAGIAEKSLGYFGTIFQEAFNVQGVVPHNEAVVALALETYGTSTALIMAFGMLANILIARYTKLKYIFLTGHHTLYMAAMISVILVVGGLEGVTLIIVGSIILGFVMAFFPAIAQPTMRKITGTDDVAFGHFGTVGYVLSAWVGKVLGKNSKSTEEMEFSQKLGFMRDSSVAISLVMGVLYIIVAIASGHKFINTLSGGQNYILFAVLQAITFAGGVYIILQGVRLILAEIVPAFRGISEKLVPDAKPALDCPVVFPYASNAVLIGFLSSFLGGIVGMLILIGLKTTIILPGVVPHFFCGATAGVFGNATGGKRGAFWGSFAHGLLITFLPVLLMPVLGNLGFANTTFSDADFGVVGIILGNIVKLFIK from the coding sequence ATGTTAAAACTGATTTTGGACATATTAAGTGTGCCTGCAATTTTGGTTGGACTAATAGCACTTATTGGTTTAATATTACAGAAGAAATCAGCTTCTGATACATTGAAGGGGACAATTAAAACGGTCTTAGGATTCTTAGTACTAAGCGGAGGAGCAGGAATTGCCGAAAAATCCTTAGGTTATTTTGGAACTATATTTCAAGAGGCCTTTAATGTACAGGGGGTAGTGCCTCACAATGAAGCTGTAGTAGCTTTGGCTTTAGAGACCTATGGGACCAGTACAGCTCTGATAATGGCCTTTGGGATGTTAGCTAATATACTTATAGCCAGATATACAAAACTTAAATATATATTTTTAACCGGACATCATACATTATATATGGCAGCTATGATATCCGTGATTCTTGTAGTCGGAGGTTTAGAAGGAGTTACCCTTATAATAGTAGGTTCAATAATACTTGGATTTGTTATGGCGTTTTTCCCTGCAATTGCTCAGCCGACTATGCGAAAGATTACCGGTACTGATGATGTAGCCTTTGGACATTTTGGTACCGTTGGATACGTACTATCTGCTTGGGTAGGAAAGGTGTTAGGTAAGAATTCCAAATCCACAGAGGAAATGGAATTTTCTCAAAAGCTTGGTTTCATGCGTGACAGTTCCGTAGCCATATCTTTAGTAATGGGCGTACTGTATATCATAGTTGCTATTGCTTCTGGGCATAAATTTATAAATACATTGAGCGGGGGACAAAACTACATTTTATTTGCCGTACTACAGGCTATAACCTTTGCAGGAGGAGTATATATAATACTTCAGGGTGTAAGGCTAATATTGGCGGAGATAGTACCTGCATTTAGAGGTATATCGGAAAAATTGGTACCTGATGCAAAACCGGCATTGGATTGCCCTGTAGTATTCCCGTATGCGTCTAATGCGGTATTAATCGGATTCCTATCGAGCTTTTTAGGTGGTATAGTTGGAATGTTAATATTGATTGGATTAAAAACTACAATAATATTGCCTGGAGTCGTTCCTCATTTTTTCTGTGGCGCAACGGCTGGAGTATTCGGTAACGCAACAGGAGGTAAAAGAGGGGCTTTCTGGGGCTCTTTTGCTCATGGACTTCTGATAACATTCTTGCCGGTATTGTTGATGCCGGTATTGGGAAATTTAGGATTTGCCAACACTACTTTTAGTGATGCTGATTTTGGAGTAGTAGGTATTATATTAGGCAATATTGTGAAGTTGTTTATAAAATAA
- a CDS encoding transketolase C-terminal domain-containing protein, producing the protein MNKEKLTQLKKIALCIRKAEYKGNKHESHRNADNKTFRYRTNFADAKKIKGIVVAEDHFKYGGLYSAISEVVVDKYPCNIKPVSVDDTFGESGKSDELYEKYGLTEENIISKALDILEV; encoded by the coding sequence ATGAATAAAGAGAAATTAACACAGTTAAAGAAAATAGCCCTTTGCATCAGAAAAGCTGAATATAAAGGGAATAAGCACGAAAGTCATAGAAATGCCGACAATAAAACCTTTAGATATAGAACTAATTTTGCAGACGCAAAGAAAATTAAAGGCATAGTTGTAGCAGAAGACCATTTTAAATATGGTGGTCTGTATAGTGCTATATCGGAAGTGGTTGTGGATAAATATCCGTGTAATATAAAGCCGGTTAGCGTAGACGATACCTTCGGAGAATCGGGAAAGTCTGATGAATTGTATGAAAAGTATGGATTAACGGAGGAAAATATTATATCTAAAGCTTTAGATATACTGGAAGTATAA
- a CDS encoding ECF transporter S component has protein sequence MRSYKKTRMNVNTKNIVRIAMLAAVAVGLMFFKVPVVFMAPGFMKLDISDVPVLISGFAMGPISGVIVSLLKNLLNMLIEGSTTGGIGELTNFIIGSSFVLASSIIYRKSKTIHRAILSLVVGILFMTLLASLSNYYIIFPLYGKVMIPIEKIIEMGSAISSRVVDLKTMIIYTVVPFNLLKGTVNALVTFLLYKRISPLLKD, from the coding sequence ATGAGAAGTTATAAAAAAACAAGGATGAATGTAAATACTAAGAATATTGTCAGAATTGCCATGTTGGCTGCAGTAGCCGTAGGTTTAATGTTTTTTAAGGTTCCGGTAGTGTTTATGGCTCCAGGTTTTATGAAACTTGATATAAGCGATGTGCCTGTTTTAATATCAGGATTTGCTATGGGTCCAATTTCTGGTGTAATCGTATCACTATTAAAAAATTTGTTGAACATGCTAATAGAAGGTAGTACTACCGGAGGTATTGGAGAGCTTACCAACTTTATTATCGGTTCATCTTTTGTTTTAGCATCATCAATTATATACCGTAAAAGCAAAACAATTCATAGAGCTATCTTGAGTTTGGTTGTCGGAATTTTGTTTATGACTCTATTGGCTTCATTAAGCAATTATTATATTATATTTCCGTTGTATGGCAAAGTAATGATTCCTATAGAAAAGATAATTGAAATGGGCAGTGCCATAAGCTCTCGGGTTGTGGATTTAAAAACAATGATTATATATACAGTGGTGCCATTTAATTTATTAAAAGGAACTGTAAATGCCTTGGTAACATTTTTGCTATATAAGAGAATATCTCCTTTGCTAAAGGATTAG
- a CDS encoding superoxide dismutase codes for MFKQIELSYGFGALEPHIDKLTMITHYSKHHATYTANLNAAVEKVPELSGKSIEEILKNLDVIADTTLRTAIRNNGGGFYNHNLYFSTISPNGGGNPRGELEKKIKEDFGSVEDMRMHLSAAAISRFGSGWAWLSTDKDGKLNVSSSPNQDNPLIEDSSFIPILGIDVWEHAYYLKYKNLRPDYVKAFWNVVDWNAVSRLYDYVIAG; via the coding sequence ATGTTTAAACAAATAGAATTAAGTTATGGGTTTGGAGCCCTTGAACCACATATTGACAAATTGACAATGATTACACATTATAGTAAGCATCATGCTACTTATACGGCAAATTTAAATGCTGCAGTTGAGAAGGTGCCGGAACTGTCTGGTAAAAGCATTGAAGAAATTTTAAAAAACCTTGATGTTATCGCTGATACCACACTAAGAACTGCAATAAGAAATAATGGCGGAGGGTTTTACAACCATAACCTGTATTTTAGTACAATATCTCCTAATGGCGGAGGAAACCCCAGGGGAGAGCTGGAAAAAAAGATCAAAGAGGACTTCGGCAGTGTAGAAGATATGCGTATGCATCTTTCTGCTGCTGCAATAAGCCGGTTCGGTTCAGGCTGGGCATGGCTTAGTACAGATAAGGATGGAAAGCTTAATGTCAGCTCTTCTCCTAACCAGGATAATCCACTCATAGAGGACAGTAGTTTTATACCGATTCTGGGAATAGATGTGTGGGAACATGCATATTATCTTAAATATAAAAATCTCCGTCCAGACTACGTAAAGGCCTTTTGGAATGTAGTTGATTGGAATGCAGTGAGTAGGCTTTATGACTATGTGATTGCAGGATAA
- a CDS encoding sigma-54-dependent Fis family transcriptional regulator, with the protein MFSNMKESWREYVKTKKVSENVRNVILESWRRCEKMGVNYMWGRGTRVSDAWLKESISRKTELINLTRPILENVYSMVKSTSYSVVLTDEKGVIIDLIINNDIKDIHDNLNFVKGSLWDEKSVGTNAIGTCLAIDKPMQVIGAEHYCEYHHRWTCSAAPIHNSKGEIIGCFDISGRAEDVQTHTFAIAVSSANCIEKQLAISESYHLVDTTFDSIMDGIMVVDSNLKVIRINNKVKDIFDMEESDILNTKFDKVFKLIDIKNNIFIAKEKMSIFDFTISIGNKKVECSLNISPILAGDEVAAAVIFIREAKHVRKEVSKLAGFNANYTFNSIITEDSKMKELISTAKKVSKTNCPILIEGESGTGKELYAQSIHNESHRRNGPFIAINCSAIPKELFESELFGYESGSFTGAVRGGKPGKFELANGGTIFLDEIGEIPLEVQPKLLRVLDNNKIMRIGSFYERDLDVRVISATNRNLADEISKGSFRQDLYFRLNVINLKIPPLRNRKNDIIVLARYFLEDLNRENSMQKYFSKSFEETLKNHFWSGNVRELKNIIQRAYYTSDRQVINSTVFYKDNAEFIKSSEKSPSFNLKDIEKDSIKQALAANNFNVLRAANDLNISKATIYRKIKMYSIDLRSIGKSI; encoded by the coding sequence ATGTTTAGTAATATGAAGGAGAGTTGGAGGGAATACGTAAAAACAAAGAAAGTATCGGAAAATGTAAGAAATGTTATATTGGAATCATGGAGAAGATGCGAAAAAATGGGAGTAAACTATATGTGGGGAAGAGGTACAAGGGTTTCGGATGCGTGGCTTAAAGAAAGTATATCCAGAAAAACAGAATTGATAAACCTTACACGGCCTATTTTGGAAAACGTTTACTCAATGGTGAAAAGTACAAGTTACAGTGTTGTTTTAACTGATGAAAAGGGAGTTATTATAGATTTGATAATAAACAATGATATAAAGGATATTCATGATAATTTAAACTTTGTAAAGGGTTCTCTGTGGGATGAAAAAAGCGTAGGGACTAATGCCATAGGCACATGTCTTGCAATTGACAAACCTATGCAGGTTATAGGAGCAGAACATTATTGTGAATATCACCATAGATGGACCTGTTCTGCGGCTCCCATACATAACAGCAAGGGAGAAATAATAGGATGCTTTGATATATCAGGCAGAGCAGAGGATGTTCAAACTCACACTTTTGCTATAGCGGTTTCCAGTGCCAATTGTATAGAAAAACAGCTTGCCATATCAGAATCTTATCATCTGGTGGATACTACCTTTGATTCCATAATGGATGGAATAATGGTGGTTGACAGCAATTTAAAAGTTATAAGGATTAACAATAAGGTTAAAGATATATTTGACATGGAGGAAAGTGATATATTAAATACCAAGTTTGATAAAGTCTTTAAACTAATTGATATTAAGAATAATATATTTATAGCTAAGGAGAAGATGAGTATTTTTGACTTTACAATTTCCATCGGAAATAAAAAAGTTGAATGTTCCTTGAATATTTCTCCTATTTTGGCAGGAGACGAGGTAGCGGCGGCAGTAATTTTTATCAGAGAAGCAAAACATGTGAGAAAAGAGGTAAGCAAATTAGCAGGTTTTAATGCAAATTATACCTTTAACAGTATAATTACTGAGGATAGCAAAATGAAGGAGCTTATAAGTACAGCAAAAAAAGTATCAAAGACAAATTGTCCCATTCTAATTGAGGGAGAGAGTGGTACGGGAAAGGAGCTGTACGCTCAGTCCATACACAATGAAAGCCATAGAAGAAATGGCCCTTTTATTGCGATTAATTGTTCTGCTATTCCAAAGGAACTGTTTGAAAGCGAGTTATTCGGCTATGAAAGCGGCTCTTTTACGGGAGCAGTAAGGGGAGGAAAACCCGGAAAATTTGAATTAGCTAACGGAGGTACAATTTTTCTGGATGAAATAGGAGAAATTCCTTTGGAGGTCCAGCCGAAACTTTTGAGAGTTCTGGATAACAATAAAATTATGAGAATTGGAAGTTTTTATGAAAGGGATTTGGATGTCAGAGTTATATCTGCAACCAACAGAAATTTGGCAGATGAGATTTCAAAGGGTTCTTTCAGGCAGGATCTTTATTTCAGGCTCAATGTAATTAATTTAAAAATACCGCCTTTAAGAAATAGAAAAAATGACATAATAGTTCTTGCAAGATATTTTTTAGAGGATCTTAACAGAGAAAATAGTATGCAGAAATATTTTTCCAAATCCTTTGAAGAAACATTAAAAAATCATTTCTGGAGCGGAAATGTGAGGGAATTGAAAAATATTATTCAGCGGGCATACTACACCTCTGACAGACAAGTGATCAACAGTACAGTATTTTATAAGGACAATGCCGAATTTATTAAAAGTTCTGAGAAATCACCCTCTTTTAATTTGAAAGATATAGAAAAAGACAGTATAAAGCAGGCTCTTGCAGCTAATAATTTTAATGTTTTAAGGGCTGCCAATGATTTAAATATAAGTAAGGCTACTATTTACAGAAAAATAAAAATGTACAGTATTGATTTGAGAAGTATAGGCAAATCTATATAA
- a CDS encoding thiamine pyrophosphate-dependent dehydrogenase E1 component subunit alpha translates to MKITDAQLKSMYLTMLKIRKFETRAMDKFAEGKIPGFVHLYIGEEAVATGACANLREDDYITSTHRGHGHIIAKGGELNYMMAELFGKETGYGRGKGGSMHIADASKGILGANGIVGAGHNIAVGAGFAAQYKGTDQVCVCFFGDGSTNQSTFHESMNLASIWKLPVIFVCENNGYGISVSQKRHQAITDVSVRATAYNMPGVTVDGNDVFAVYEAVGEAVARARKGQGPSLIECKTYRWRGHFEGDPTVYRPEGELEAWKKKDPIPRLEKYLMENDIMTEDEIKTLNADVDKMIDDANEFADKSKIPALESALEDVYTDIVEEGRVR, encoded by the coding sequence TTGAAAATAACAGATGCTCAATTGAAAAGTATGTATTTGACCATGTTAAAGATTAGAAAATTTGAGACAAGGGCAATGGATAAATTTGCTGAAGGTAAGATTCCCGGATTTGTTCATCTTTATATAGGAGAAGAGGCTGTTGCAACAGGAGCTTGTGCTAATCTCAGAGAAGACGATTACATTACAAGTACTCATAGAGGACATGGCCATATTATAGCCAAGGGCGGAGAATTGAATTATATGATGGCAGAACTTTTTGGGAAGGAAACAGGATATGGAAGAGGAAAAGGCGGGTCAATGCATATTGCCGATGCATCAAAAGGTATACTTGGTGCAAACGGTATTGTAGGTGCAGGACATAATATAGCAGTGGGAGCGGGTTTTGCTGCTCAGTATAAAGGAACTGATCAGGTTTGTGTTTGCTTTTTTGGAGATGGTTCTACAAACCAGAGTACATTCCATGAATCTATGAATTTAGCAAGTATTTGGAAACTTCCCGTTATATTTGTATGTGAAAATAACGGTTACGGAATTTCTGTAAGTCAGAAAAGACATCAGGCAATTACTGATGTTTCCGTAAGAGCAACAGCATACAATATGCCTGGAGTAACAGTAGACGGCAATGATGTATTTGCAGTTTATGAGGCTGTAGGGGAAGCAGTTGCACGGGCAAGGAAAGGACAGGGGCCAAGTTTGATCGAATGTAAAACTTACAGATGGAGAGGACATTTTGAAGGGGACCCAACTGTATACAGACCAGAAGGCGAACTGGAAGCTTGGAAGAAGAAAGATCCTATACCAAGATTAGAAAAATATCTTATGGAAAATGACATAATGACGGAAGATGAAATTAAAACGTTGAACGCAGATGTTGATAAGATGATAGATGATGCTAACGAATTTGCAGATAAGAGCAAAATACCTGCCTTGGAATCAGCTTTGGAAGATGTTTATACTGATATAGTTGAGGAGGGAAGAGTAAGATGA
- a CDS encoding alpha-ketoacid dehydrogenase subunit beta: protein MKKMTYAEGIREGMRKKMLEDPNVFIFGEDVGKFGGCFGVTMGMFDEFGDKRVRDTPISEGAIIGTAVGSAACGLRPIAELMFMDFVTVGMDQIVNQAAKLRYMTGGKITLPIVIRLPEGGGVSAAAQHSQSLEAWLTHVPGLKVVYPSNARDAYGLMISAIEDDNPVIYIENKTLYATKSEVEDELKIVPLGKASVKKEGTDVTIITYGRQVFNSLKASEDLAKDGINAEVIDLRSLYPFDIETIFKSVGKTHKVVIVSEEVKRGAFTGEIASIIAEECFYECDAPIKRVGSLNTPIPFASNLENYVLPNDRDIVIAVKSLF, encoded by the coding sequence ATGAAAAAGATGACCTATGCAGAAGGAATAAGAGAAGGAATGAGAAAGAAAATGTTGGAAGATCCCAATGTGTTTATCTTCGGAGAAGATGTGGGAAAATTCGGCGGATGTTTTGGAGTCACGATGGGAATGTTTGATGAATTTGGAGATAAAAGAGTAAGAGATACACCTATTTCAGAAGGGGCAATCATTGGAACTGCTGTAGGGTCTGCGGCATGCGGACTGAGACCTATAGCAGAACTTATGTTTATGGATTTCGTTACAGTAGGTATGGACCAAATTGTAAATCAAGCTGCGAAATTAAGATATATGACAGGAGGAAAAATTACTCTTCCTATAGTTATACGACTTCCGGAAGGAGGAGGAGTAAGTGCTGCTGCACAGCATTCCCAATCCTTAGAAGCATGGCTTACTCATGTCCCTGGGCTTAAAGTTGTATATCCCTCTAATGCCCGGGATGCCTATGGGCTGATGATTTCGGCAATAGAAGATGATAATCCTGTAATCTATATTGAAAACAAAACATTATATGCAACTAAAAGTGAAGTAGAAGATGAACTGAAAATAGTACCCTTAGGAAAAGCTTCCGTTAAAAAGGAGGGAACAGATGTAACTATAATAACTTATGGACGACAGGTCTTCAATTCTTTAAAAGCGTCTGAAGACCTTGCTAAAGATGGAATAAATGCAGAGGTTATCGATTTAAGGTCTCTTTATCCCTTTGACATTGAAACAATATTTAAGTCTGTGGGCAAAACCCACAAGGTTGTAATAGTAAGTGAGGAGGTAAAAAGGGGAGCTTTTACCGGAGAAATTGCTTCAATTATTGCTGAAGAATGTTTCTATGAATGTGATGCTCCAATAAAAAGAGTTGGTTCCCTTAATACTCCAATTCCATTTGCCTCCAATCTGGAAAATTATGTTCTTCCAAATGATAGAGACATAGTAATTGCTGTTAAATCATTGTTTTAA
- a CDS encoding ATP-NAD kinase family protein, whose product MLTTIGIIANPASGKDIRRLVSHATVIDNNEKINIVERIILGAQAFGVERVYMMPDSYNIGYRVEDSLNTCNELKCDINVINMLNCDSIEDTICATKFMEQNKVGCIVTLGGDGTNRAVAKAVENTPLITISTGTNNVYPVMMEGTIAGMAAAVVASHKFDERLFTIKDKRIEIYEDEALKDIALIDAVISKDVYVGSKAIWNIENIEKIFVTRSHPASIGFSSVVGCRKIILPKDDFGAFININSKGSQIVAPVAAGVLNLIFTEEPVILKLNDEFRYISSGRGTIALDGEREIEFSKNQNFIFKITRKGPQHVDAVKALEVAQNKGFFLAGNSSICSIVREGKIEGTYN is encoded by the coding sequence ATGCTTACTACCATCGGAATAATAGCAAATCCTGCTTCCGGAAAGGATATAAGGAGACTTGTATCCCATGCTACCGTAATAGATAACAATGAAAAAATAAATATTGTGGAAAGAATCATATTGGGAGCTCAAGCTTTCGGAGTAGAAAGAGTTTATATGATGCCTGATTCCTACAATATAGGTTATAGAGTTGAGGATAGCCTCAACACGTGTAACGAACTGAAATGTGATATTAATGTAATAAATATGCTGAATTGTGATAGCATAGAGGACACCATATGTGCTACAAAATTTATGGAACAAAACAAAGTAGGATGTATTGTAACTTTAGGAGGTGACGGTACTAACAGGGCTGTTGCGAAAGCAGTTGAGAATACACCTTTAATAACTATTTCGACAGGTACAAACAATGTGTATCCGGTTATGATGGAAGGGACTATAGCAGGAATGGCTGCAGCAGTAGTTGCTTCCCATAAATTTGATGAAAGGCTGTTTACAATTAAGGATAAAAGAATAGAAATATATGAAGATGAAGCCTTAAAGGACATTGCTTTGATAGATGCAGTTATATCAAAAGATGTCTATGTAGGTTCAAAAGCCATATGGAACATTGAAAATATTGAAAAAATATTTGTGACGAGAAGCCATCCTGCTTCAATAGGTTTTTCATCTGTTGTGGGCTGCAGGAAGATAATACTTCCTAAAGATGATTTCGGGGCATTTATAAACATTAATTCTAAAGGTTCTCAAATTGTCGCTCCCGTTGCAGCAGGAGTATTAAATTTAATTTTTACAGAAGAACCTGTTATTCTTAAATTAAATGATGAATTTAGATATATTTCGTCAGGCAGAGGGACTATTGCTTTAGATGGAGAAAGAGAAATAGAATTTTCAAAGAATCAGAATTTCATATTCAAAATCACCCGTAAAGGTCCACAGCATGTAGATGCGGTAAAAGCATTGGAAGTAGCACAAAATAAAGGCTTTTTTCTTGCAGGGAATTCTTCAATTTGTTCTATTGTCAGAGAAGGAAAAATTGAAGGAACATATAACTAA
- a CDS encoding dihydrolipoamide acetyltransferase family protein, with protein sequence MAELVLMPKMGLTMTEGFLTNWKKSEGDIVTKGDTLFEVETDKLTNEYKSTVSGVLRKIIIKEGTVKVLEPVAIIAETGEDISGLLKKLGENTQPDTPNLKPKTVSKESGKSVVSNRERVKISPRAKKIAKELNVDISLVKGTGPENSITEDDIRNYSENKKSTNKKVSPTATVVAEQLNVDIDKIQKDTRIMKDDVIKFKLSEELAKYADPKESRKPMNTMRKVIGKRMLESVQTSPTVNYNIKVDTSALKHIREELKATLKVSYTDILVKIVSKTLLKFPLLNSSIDGNEIIIRNYVNMGVAVALHEGLLVPVIKYANVKGLKEISGELKELAEKAKNNELTPDELSGGTFTISNLGMFGIELFTPIINQPEVAILGVNTINEEAKVINGQLVIKPIMNLSLTADHRVIDGAAAAAFMAKLKEYIEKPGLLLI encoded by the coding sequence ATGGCAGAATTAGTATTGATGCCCAAAATGGGATTAACAATGACAGAGGGATTTTTAACTAACTGGAAAAAATCTGAAGGAGACATAGTAACAAAGGGAGATACACTCTTTGAAGTAGAAACAGATAAATTGACAAATGAATATAAATCAACAGTTTCAGGAGTATTAAGAAAAATAATTATTAAAGAAGGTACTGTAAAGGTGCTTGAACCGGTGGCGATAATAGCTGAAACAGGTGAAGATATCTCGGGTTTATTGAAAAAATTAGGAGAAAATACTCAGCCGGATACTCCTAATCTTAAACCGAAAACAGTATCAAAGGAAAGCGGAAAATCTGTAGTTTCCAATAGAGAGAGAGTAAAAATTTCTCCGAGAGCTAAGAAAATAGCCAAGGAATTAAATGTTGATATTTCATTAGTAAAAGGTACAGGACCTGAAAACAGCATAACTGAGGATGACATCAGAAATTATTCGGAAAATAAAAAAAGTACTAATAAAAAGGTATCGCCTACGGCAACGGTAGTTGCGGAACAATTGAATGTTGACATAGACAAGATTCAAAAAGATACGAGAATTATGAAAGACGATGTCATTAAGTTTAAACTCAGTGAGGAACTTGCCAAATATGCAGACCCCAAGGAATCAAGAAAGCCTATGAACACAATGAGAAAGGTAATCGGAAAAAGAATGTTGGAAAGTGTACAGACTTCTCCTACGGTAAATTACAATATAAAAGTAGATACAAGTGCATTAAAGCATATTAGAGAGGAACTTAAAGCTACGCTGAAGGTTTCATATACGGATATTTTGGTTAAAATCGTATCCAAAACCTTGCTGAAATTTCCTCTTTTAAATAGCTCCATAGACGGCAATGAGATTATTATAAGAAATTACGTGAACATGGGTGTAGCAGTTGCCCTTCATGAGGGACTCCTTGTTCCGGTAATAAAATATGCCAACGTTAAAGGATTAAAGGAAATTTCGGGGGAACTTAAAGAGTTGGCAGAGAAGGCAAAAAACAATGAACTGACTCCTGACGAACTTTCGGGAGGAACATTTACTATCAGCAACCTTGGCATGTTTGGAATTGAATTATTTACACCTATTATAAATCAGCCGGAGGTGGCGATATTGGGTGTAAATACGATTAATGAAGAAGCAAAAGTGATAAACGGCCAATTGGTGATTAAACCTATAATGAACCTGAGTTTGACTGCAGATCACAGGGTTATAGACGGAGCGGCAGCCGCAGCATTTATGGCAAAGCTAAAAGAATATATAGAGAAGCCGGGACTTCTTTTAATTTAA
- the lpdA gene encoding dihydrolipoyl dehydrogenase: MKIVIMGGGPGGYVAAIRAAQLGAEVTIIEKEHFGGTCLNKGCIPTKVLLHTTEQLEMIKKDYNEMGIRVSDIGVDWRRLQERKEKIVGRLVRGVEGLLSNNKIVKIEGEGSFVNKNKISVKMKDGTKTSADFDYAIIATGSKPVIIPLPGVNLPGVITSDEALSLSKVPKSMVIIGGGVIGAEFAAVYNALGCKVIIVEMLDNIVANMDKDIVQPLKDKFIKNGVEIHTGTKVVSISESNEGLSVNTVSYQGEASFIGEKVLLSIGRKPATDSMGLENLNVKTERGAIVVNKNMRTDTDNIYAIGDCTGGVMLAHAASAEGIVAAESIIGKKPQIDFRTIPYCVYTKPELAGVGLTEEQAKTKGYEIKTGMFPMYINGKAIIEGETDGIVKYIADAQTGEILGFHMAGPRATDLIVEGSLAIRLEATVDEITSTIHAHPTIGEALQEAAHAVHGNAIHIPR; the protein is encoded by the coding sequence ATGAAGATAGTAATTATGGGCGGGGGACCGGGAGGGTATGTGGCAGCTATAAGAGCTGCTCAGCTTGGTGCCGAGGTGACAATAATCGAGAAAGAACATTTTGGCGGGACCTGTTTGAACAAAGGGTGTATACCTACCAAGGTTCTGCTTCATACTACTGAACAGCTTGAAATGATAAAAAAAGATTATAATGAAATGGGTATAAGGGTATCAGATATAGGGGTGGATTGGAGACGGTTACAAGAGAGAAAAGAAAAGATAGTAGGAAGACTTGTAAGAGGAGTAGAAGGACTCCTGAGTAACAACAAAATTGTAAAAATAGAGGGAGAAGGAAGTTTTGTAAATAAAAATAAGATATCCGTAAAGATGAAGGATGGTACAAAAACATCAGCAGACTTTGATTATGCTATAATAGCTACAGGTTCGAAACCGGTAATAATTCCTTTACCGGGAGTAAATCTTCCTGGAGTTATAACTAGTGACGAAGCCCTTTCGCTATCGAAAGTACCAAAGAGTATGGTAATAATTGGCGGAGGAGTCATAGGAGCAGAATTTGCCGCTGTTTACAATGCCTTAGGCTGTAAAGTTATAATTGTGGAAATGCTTGATAACATAGTTGCCAATATGGATAAAGATATAGTTCAGCCTTTGAAAGATAAATTTATTAAAAACGGTGTGGAAATCCATACGGGTACGAAGGTAGTTTCTATTTCAGAATCAAATGAAGGATTGTCCGTAAATACAGTATCATATCAGGGAGAAGCTTCTTTTATAGGTGAAAAGGTGCTTCTGTCCATAGGAAGAAAACCCGCAACAGATAGCATGGGACTGGAAAATCTTAATGTGAAAACCGAAAGAGGGGCTATTGTAGTAAATAAAAATATGAGGACGGATACAGATAATATATATGCCATCGGAGACTGTACAGGAGGCGTCATGCTTGCTCATGCAGCTTCGGCGGAAGGAATCGTTGCCGCTGAATCTATAATTGGTAAAAAACCACAGATAGATTTTAGAACCATACCTTACTGTGTTTACACAAAACCTGAACTGGCAGGGGTGGGACTTACGGAAGAACAAGCCAAGACAAAGGGATATGAAATTAAAACGGGAATGTTTCCCATGTATATAAACGGTAAGGCTATAATAGAGGGAGAAACTGATGGTATTGTAAAATATATTGCCGATGCTCAAACAGGAGAAATACTTGGGTTTCATATGGCAGGGCCGAGAGCTACGGACCTTATTGTGGAAGGATCACTTGCCATCAGACTTGAAGCTACTGTTGATGAAATAACATCAACGATACATGCCCATCCTACAATAGGAGAAGCTCTTCAGGAAGCAGCTCATGCAGTTCACGGAAATGCAATTCACATTCCAAGATAA